In Lewinellaceae bacterium, a single window of DNA contains:
- the rplK gene encoding 50S ribosomal protein L11 — protein sequence MAKEVDVFIKLQVRGGAANPAPPVGPALGAKGVNIMEFCKRFNAETQEKQGQLLPVVITVFKDKSFTFVIKTPPAAVQLMEAAKLKKGSPESNRNKVGSVTWDQVKTIAENKMVDLNCFTVESAMKMVAGTARSMGVTIKGTPPWAGEAASNN from the coding sequence ATGGCTAAGGAAGTAGATGTTTTTATAAAACTTCAGGTTAGAGGCGGCGCAGCCAACCCCGCGCCTCCGGTAGGCCCGGCTCTGGGAGCCAAGGGCGTGAACATCATGGAGTTCTGCAAGCGTTTCAACGCGGAAACGCAGGAGAAACAAGGGCAGTTGCTGCCGGTTGTGATCACGGTTTTCAAGGACAAGTCCTTTACATTTGTCATCAAGACCCCCCCGGCTGCCGTCCAGTTGATGGAAGCCGCCAAGCTCAAAAAAGGTTCTCCGGAATCTAACCGCAACAAAGTGGGCTCGGTTACCTGGGATCAGGTCAAAACCATCGCTGAAAACAAAATGGTGGATCTCAATTGCTTCACCGTCGAGTCGGCAATGAAAATGGTGGCGGGTACGGCTCGCAGCATGGGCGTCACGATTAAAGGCACGCCACCCTGGGCTGGAGAAGCCGCCAGCAATAATTAG
- a CDS encoding 50S ribosomal protein L10 — MTRAEKTATIEALKDKLSGIDHFYLADSSTLTVAQINNFRKLCFEQGIEIKVVKNTLVQKALESAPKEKNFAGLYEALKGPTALLIAEKANAPAKLIKKFRESHDKPTLKAAYIDTDVFLGDEKLEELSKLKSKEDLVAEIIALLQSPAKNVIGALQSGGQTLVGLLKTLEERGE, encoded by the coding sequence ATGACAAGAGCAGAAAAAACCGCTACTATTGAGGCGCTGAAGGATAAACTTTCCGGCATAGATCATTTCTATCTGGCAGATTCTTCAACGCTGACAGTAGCGCAAATCAATAACTTCAGAAAATTGTGTTTCGAGCAGGGCATCGAGATAAAAGTGGTGAAAAACACCCTTGTTCAGAAAGCCCTGGAAAGCGCCCCGAAAGAAAAGAACTTTGCCGGGCTCTACGAAGCGCTCAAGGGGCCGACTGCCCTTCTGATAGCAGAAAAGGCCAACGCTCCGGCGAAACTGATCAAAAAGTTTCGCGAAAGCCACGACAAGCCCACGCTTAAGGCCGCATACATCGATACGGATGTTTTCCTGGGAGACGAGAAGCTGGAAGAACTCTCCAAGCTCAAGTCCAAGGAAGACCTCGTCGCCGAGATCATCGCTTTGCTGCAATCTCCTGCAAAGAACGTTATCGGTGCCTTGCAGTCGGGCGGGCAGACCCTGGTGGGCCTACTCAAAACGCTGGAAGAGCGCGGCGAGTAA
- a CDS encoding 50S ribosomal protein L1 — protein MAKKSKKRAAAEKKVDRENLYSLEEAMKLVKDVNITKFDASVDLHVRLGVDPRKADQAIRGTTTLPHGTGKTKRVLVFCTPDKEEEALAAGADYAGLDEYVQKVQGGWTDVDVVIAMPQVMAQVGRLGRILGPRGLMPNPKTGTVTQDVAAAVSDVKGGKISFRVDKFGIIHSSIGRVSFTSEKLMENANELITTLVRMRPSSAKGTYMKSVTVASSMSPGIRIDAKALVK, from the coding sequence ATGGCAAAAAAAAGCAAAAAAAGAGCGGCTGCCGAAAAGAAAGTCGACCGGGAGAACTTGTATTCGCTCGAAGAGGCAATGAAGCTGGTCAAAGACGTGAACATCACTAAGTTTGACGCCTCTGTTGACCTTCACGTCCGGCTGGGGGTAGACCCCCGCAAAGCCGACCAGGCGATTCGGGGAACGACGACCCTCCCTCATGGCACCGGCAAGACCAAGCGCGTACTGGTTTTCTGTACCCCCGATAAGGAAGAGGAAGCACTGGCTGCCGGCGCTGACTATGCCGGCCTCGATGAGTATGTGCAGAAGGTTCAGGGCGGTTGGACGGATGTAGATGTCGTCATCGCTATGCCTCAGGTAATGGCCCAGGTCGGCCGCCTGGGTAGAATACTCGGCCCCCGTGGCCTGATGCCCAATCCTAAAACGGGTACGGTTACGCAAGATGTGGCCGCAGCCGTCAGCGATGTCAAGGGCGGCAAGATTTCCTTCCGCGTGGATAAATTCGGTATCATTCACTCCTCAATAGGACGGGTATCCTTCACTTCGGAGAAGCTGATGGAAAATGCCAATGAGCTGATCACAACCCTGGTGCGCATGAGGCCCTCCTCGGCTAAAGGGACTTATATGAAGTCTGTGACAGTAGCCAGTTCCATGAGCCCGGGTATCCGCATTGACGCGAAAGCATTGGTTAAGTAA